One Aphidius gifuensis isolate YNYX2018 linkage group LG3, ASM1490517v1, whole genome shotgun sequence DNA window includes the following coding sequences:
- the LOC122850928 gene encoding uncharacterized protein LOC122850928: MRELSGLMLRVPSKIRIQTDIEESELCGSGWTLNEILNLEIHINDYVPLKGGNSSYISMPKWILNTRAVVNIKNNDNKCFIWSVLAAIHKLPDNNGRVNSYYRYEKDLIVDGIDFPMSWKSIKLFEKINRLRINVYGIEVDDDDDDVEDLPNINGKRVNISDELYNHASNVWEKFNIQTLGEYSDLYLRSDVILLADIFENFRETCLQAYKLDALHYYTAPGLSFDAMLKMTKSELELLTDPDMVLFIEKGIRGGLSQCSNRYGKANNRFMEEYDSSKPESYLMYFDVNNLYGGAMSQMLPTHDFKWDNDFDETLITSISNESNVGYIFEVDLEYPSYLHEQHKDLPLAPVHEKPPLPTSKCKKLLATLNPKQKYVVHYQSLKQYLSLGMKLIKIHRALRFKQSAWLKPYINLNTELRQQAKNEFEKSFFKLMNNAIYGKTMECGRNLREIKLVSKYEGRWGARSLISKPNFASSKIIDDLKKFNENAKYLYGETDSCIYQFTIPNIYDHIKEDIHKFDTSDYKVDNQYGIPLANKKVVGLMKDENNGNIMTEFIGLRSKLYSYKVIIELETRDKTHSRAKGVKRSAMKKIIFDDYKRCLQNEIEIFRKQNLLRSHNHNVRTITIKKKALSWQDDKRNLQRGSTDTLPWGYIPLINL, translated from the exons ATGCGAGAATTGAGTGGACTAATGTTGAGAGTGCCTTCAAAAATAAG AATTCAGACTGATATTGAAGAAAGTGAACTATGCGGATCGGGATGGACATTAAACGAAATTTTGAATCTCGAAATTCATATTAATGATTATGTGCCTTTAAAAGGAGGTAATTCATCATATATATCTATGCCAAAATGGATTTTGAATACGCGCGCTGtagtgaatataaaaaataatgataataaatgttttatctGGTCTGTCCTCGCTGCAATCCATAAATTGCCTGATAATAATGGTAGAGTGAATAGCTATTATAGATATGAAAAAGATCTCATTGTTGATGGTATTGATTTTCCTATGAGTTGGAAATCAAttaaactttttgaaaaaattaatcgttTAAGAATCAATGTTTATGGAATAgaagttgatgatgatgatgacgatgttGAAGATCTTCCGAATATTAATGGAAAACGTGTC AATATATCTGATGAATTATATAATCATGCAAGCAATGTATgggaaaaattcaatattcaaaCATTAGGTGAAtattctgatttatatttacgtTCTGATGTAATATTACTTGCAGATATATTTGAGAATTTTCGTGAAACTTGTCTTCAAGCATACAAATTAGATGCTCTCCATTATTATACAGCTCCGGGATTGAGTTTTGATGCTATGTTAAAAATGACGAAATCTGAACTTGAATTGTTAACTGATCCTGatatggttttatttattgaaaaaggtATACGTGGTGGATTATCACAATGCTCAAATAGATATGGAAAAGCCAATAACAGATTTATGGAGGAATATGATTCATCCAAACCAGAGtcttatttaatgtatttcgATGTCAACAATTTATATGGTGGGGCGATGTCACAAATGTTACCAACTCATGATTTTAAATGGGATAATGATTTTGATGAAACACTGATAACTTCAATTTCAAATGAATCAAATGTAGGTTACATATTTGAAGTTGATTTAGAATATCCATCATATCTGCATGAACAACATAAAGATTTACCATTAGCTCCAGTTCATGAAAAACCTCCATTACCTACtagtaaatgtaaaaaattattagctaCGTTAAATCCGAAACAAAAATATGTTGTTCATTATCAAAGTTTGAAACAATACTTATCTTTAggtatgaaattaataaaaatccatAGAGCTTTGAGATTTAAACAAAGTGCTTGGTTGAAACCATACATAAATTTGAATACTGAATTACGTCAACAAGCTAAGAATGAATtcgaaaaatcatttttcaaattaatgaataatgcAATCTATGGAAAAACAATGGAATGTGGAAGAAATCTTAGAGAAATTAAATTGGTTAGCAAATATGAGGGACGATGGGGAGCTCGAAGTCTTATTTCAAAACCAAATTTTgcttcatcaaaaataattgatgatttg aaaaaatttaatgaaaatgcaAAATATCTTTACGGTGAGACAGATTCatgtatttatcaatttaccATACCTAATATTTATGATCATATTAAAGAAGATATTCATAAGTTTGATACATCTGATTATAAAGTAGATAATCAGTATGGTATACCTTTAGCGAATAAGAAAGTCGTTGGATTaatgaaagatgaaaataatggtAATATAATGACTGAATTTATAGGATTAAGGAGTAAGCTGTATAGTTATAAAGTAATAATAGAATTAGAAACAAGAGATAAAACTCATTCTAGAGCAAAAGGTGTTAAAAGAtcagcaatgaaaaaaattatatttgatgattataaaagaTGTCTTCAGAatgaaatagaaatatttcgaAAGCAAAATTTGTTACGCTCTCATAATCATAATGTTAGAAcaataactataaaaaaaaaagctttaagtTGGCAAGATGATAAGCGTAACTTACAAAGAGGAAGTACTGATACATTACCATGGGGGTATATTCCACTAATTAACTTgtaa